A window of the Oscillospiraceae bacterium genome harbors these coding sequences:
- a CDS encoding sulfurtransferase TusA family protein: MKTTDAFVDITDVVCPITFVKTKVALEDLEPGQTLEIKLNDGEPIQNVPRSLKDEGHRVTDVSQNEDGTYRLVVIKGEES, from the coding sequence GATGCTTTTGTAGATATAACAGATGTTGTATGCCCTATCACCTTTGTAAAGACAAAGGTTGCACTGGAGGACTTAGAGCCAGGGCAGACTTTGGAAATAAAGCTCAATGACGGCGAACCCATTCAAAATGTGCCGCGCAGCTTAAAAGATGAGGGACACCGAGTTACTGATGTTAGTCAAAATGAAGACGGTACGTACCGTCTTGTGGTCATAAAGGGAGAAGAAAGCTAA
- a CDS encoding RnfABCDGE type electron transport complex subunit D — MEKLTVSSSPHLHTRESTQHIMRDVIIALVPAMIAAVVIFGWRALCLMVISVVTCVLCEYICRRIMKRDNTIGDLSAVVTGILLAMNVPSTLNPLMLMFGDFIAIVVVKQAFGGIGQNFVNPALMARIFVMNAFPGAMASWPKPMTADAATSATPLGILKETGHYSANYLQLFLGYRGGCLGETCALALIIGFVYLLARKVIAPTIPLVYIGTACLLSLLMGRDVLMDLLCGGLLLGAIFMATDYTTSPITFKGQIIYAIGCGCLTMLIRRFGSLPEGVSYSIIIMNIITPLIERGTHPRAFGKPKEEKKKKEAVRQ; from the coding sequence ATGGAGAAACTGACTGTATCTTCTTCCCCGCACCTGCACACAAGAGAAAGCACGCAGCACATTATGCGCGACGTCATCATTGCACTGGTGCCGGCTATGATTGCCGCCGTAGTCATATTCGGTTGGCGCGCACTGTGCCTGATGGTGATTTCTGTTGTTACCTGTGTGCTGTGTGAATATATCTGCCGCAGAATTATGAAACGCGACAACACCATTGGCGATTTATCCGCCGTGGTAACCGGCATTCTGCTGGCAATGAACGTGCCTTCTACATTAAACCCGCTGATGCTGATGTTTGGCGACTTCATTGCAATCGTTGTCGTCAAGCAGGCATTCGGCGGCATTGGGCAAAACTTCGTTAACCCGGCACTGATGGCGCGTATCTTTGTGATGAATGCTTTCCCGGGCGCGATGGCCTCTTGGCCAAAGCCGATGACAGCAGATGCGGCAACTTCTGCAACCCCGCTGGGCATTCTTAAAGAAACCGGCCATTACAGTGCAAATTATCTGCAGCTCTTCTTAGGCTACCGCGGTGGCTGCCTGGGCGAGACCTGCGCACTGGCACTGATTATTGGTTTCGTTTATCTGCTGGCACGCAAAGTCATTGCCCCGACCATTCCGCTGGTATACATAGGCACCGCCTGCCTGCTCTCTCTGCTGATGGGCCGCGACGTGCTTATGGACCTGCTCTGCGGCGGCCTGCTGCTGGGCGCTATCTTTATGGCGACCGACTACACCACCAGCCCTATCACCTTTAAAGGCCAGATTATTTATGCCATTGGCTGTGGCTGCCTGACCATGCTGATTCGTCGGTTTGGCTCTCTGCCAGAAGGTGTTTCTTATTCTATTATTATTATGAACATCATTACCCCGCTGATTGAACGCGGTACGCATCCCCGTGCTTTCGGCAAACCGAAAGAGGAAAAGAAAAAGAAGGAGGCGGTACGGCAATGA
- a CDS encoding M67 family metallopeptidase: protein MLKMTREQYDSIVSHALKNVPNEACGLLGGKAAGKDAQVQQVYLLVNADNSPEHFSMKPAEQFAAVKAMRKSGQQMLGNFHSHPATPARMSEEDKRLAFDKTIRYLILSLQETEPKLKCFHIDKNAFVTEEKIEVTA from the coding sequence ATGTTAAAAATGACAAGGGAGCAGTACGACAGCATTGTATCTCATGCGCTGAAAAACGTACCAAATGAAGCCTGCGGACTTCTCGGCGGAAAAGCGGCTGGAAAAGATGCACAGGTGCAGCAGGTCTATCTGCTTGTCAACGCCGACAACAGCCCAGAGCATTTCTCTATGAAGCCCGCCGAACAGTTTGCCGCGGTCAAAGCAATGCGGAAGAGCGGGCAGCAAATGCTTGGTAACTTCCACAGCCACCCGGCAACGCCTGCCCGCATGTCAGAAGAAGATAAACGCCTTGCGTTTGACAAGACGATTCGCTATCTTATTCTGTCTCTGCAGGAAACTGAGCCGAAACTTAAATGCTTTCATATAGACAAAAATGCCTTTGTAACTGAAGAAAAGATTGAAGTCACTGCTTAG
- a CDS encoding RnfABCDGE type electron transport complex subunit A — translation MNAYVIHLFAIFLSAILTENYILNQFLGICPFLGVSKKLKTAVGMSLAVIAVMFISTAVTYPIYSKILKPHDMDYLQVLVFILVIAALVQLIETVLKKYIPSLYQALGIYLPLITTNCAVLGITQLVISKGEDYTQALVNSIGSGVGFLVAMVLFAGVRERLEHNDIPKFMKGLPSTLVAASLVAASFLGFAGVVKGMLGY, via the coding sequence ATGAATGCTTATGTAATTCATCTGTTTGCAATTTTTCTTTCTGCAATATTGACCGAAAACTACATTTTAAATCAGTTTCTCGGTATCTGCCCATTCTTGGGCGTTTCTAAAAAGCTGAAAACCGCTGTAGGCATGAGCCTGGCTGTTATTGCAGTTATGTTTATTTCCACTGCGGTCACATACCCGATTTACAGCAAGATTTTAAAGCCGCATGACATGGACTACCTGCAGGTGCTGGTGTTCATTCTGGTTATTGCCGCTTTGGTACAGCTGATCGAAACCGTACTGAAAAAGTACATTCCTTCCCTGTACCAGGCACTGGGCATTTACCTGCCGCTGATCACCACCAACTGCGCTGTGCTGGGCATTACGCAGCTGGTTATCAGCAAAGGCGAAGATTACACACAGGCTCTGGTAAACTCCATTGGTTCTGGCGTTGGTTTCCTGGTAGCCATGGTCTTGTTTGCCGGTGTACGTGAGCGCCTGGAACACAACGATATCCCGAAATTCATGAAGGGTCTGCCCAGTACATTGGTCGCAGCTTCCCTTGTGGCAGCGTCTTTCCTTGGCTTTGCCGGCGTTGTCAAAGGTATGTTGGGCTACTAA
- a CDS encoding RnfABCDGE type electron transport complex subunit G: MSEKKESKGIAKPIIVLFLICLIVTLALALTNQITKSKIVEINKANETASQQQVLPAASAFATKTANGKTFVVGTKDGKTVGYVFTTTTTSYGGDIKVMTGISSDGKVTGVNLLKTSDTPGLGLNAKKDSFRAQYKQSIPKSGSFTVVKNGKAGDGQVAALTGATITSKAVTTAVNDAVSTYNAVKGGA, encoded by the coding sequence ATGAGTGAGAAGAAAGAATCTAAAGGCATTGCAAAGCCGATTATCGTCCTGTTTCTTATCTGCCTAATTGTTACTTTGGCATTGGCCCTGACAAACCAAATAACAAAATCAAAGATTGTAGAAATCAATAAAGCAAACGAAACTGCCAGCCAGCAGCAGGTGCTGCCGGCAGCCAGCGCTTTTGCTACAAAGACCGCCAACGGAAAAACCTTTGTTGTCGGCACAAAAGACGGCAAAACAGTTGGTTATGTTTTCACAACCACTACCACCAGTTATGGCGGCGATATCAAGGTAATGACCGGTATCAGCTCTGACGGCAAAGTAACCGGTGTGAACCTGCTGAAAACCAGTGATACCCCTGGTCTGGGCCTGAACGCAAAGAAAGACAGCTTTCGTGCTCAGTACAAACAGAGTATCCCCAAGAGCGGTTCCTTTACAGTTGTTAAAAACGGCAAAGCCGGCGACGGACAGGTTGCCGCACTGACTGGTGCGACCATTACGAGTAAGGCTGTTACAACTGCTGTAAATGATGCTGTCTCCACCTATAACGCTGTGAAAGGAGGCGCCTGA
- a CDS encoding RnfABCDGE type electron transport complex subunit B: MDTHAILSAVLIVCIIGLICGVVLVVASTFMAVPKDQKEEDIRALLPGANCGACGFSGCDGYAAAMAKGEAQPGLCAPGGAAVAKAISDYLGVGGGNIEEKVACVQCFGNNDNTVNKVNYEGIDRCSAANLVAGGSASCSYGCLGVGDCVRACQYGAISVCNGAAVVDTTRCVGCTMCSKVCPRHLITMVPKKRQAVNHCMNCDKGADTNKVCKVGCIGCGKCVKVCPKEAITIENFRAKVDPEKCVGCGLCTKECPRHCLTLMLVPKKAAPVAKS, encoded by the coding sequence ATGGATACTCATGCAATACTGTCTGCTGTCCTCATTGTCTGTATTATCGGCCTGATCTGCGGTGTCGTGCTGGTAGTTGCTTCTACTTTTATGGCTGTACCGAAGGATCAGAAAGAAGAGGACATTCGTGCGCTGCTGCCCGGTGCTAACTGCGGTGCCTGCGGCTTTTCCGGCTGCGACGGCTATGCTGCCGCAATGGCAAAGGGTGAAGCACAGCCTGGTCTGTGCGCCCCCGGCGGAGCCGCTGTAGCAAAAGCAATCAGCGACTACCTGGGCGTTGGCGGCGGAAATATAGAAGAAAAAGTTGCCTGTGTACAGTGCTTTGGCAACAACGACAATACCGTAAACAAAGTAAACTATGAAGGGATTGACCGCTGCTCGGCAGCCAACCTGGTTGCCGGCGGCTCTGCCTCCTGCAGCTACGGCTGCCTGGGTGTAGGCGACTGTGTGCGTGCGTGCCAGTACGGCGCAATCTCTGTCTGCAACGGCGCCGCCGTAGTAGACACAACCCGCTGCGTAGGCTGCACCATGTGCTCGAAAGTCTGCCCGCGCCATCTGATCACCATGGTACCTAAAAAGCGCCAGGCGGTTAATCACTGCATGAACTGTGACAAAGGCGCCGACACAAACAAAGTTTGTAAGGTCGGCTGCATTGGCTGCGGCAAATGCGTAAAGGTCTGCCCGAAAGAAGCAATCACGATTGAAAACTTCCGTGCAAAGGTTGACCCTGAAAAGTGCGTAGGCTGTGGTCTGTGCACAAAGGAATGCCCACGTCACTGCTTGACTTTGATGCTCGTACCAAAGAAAGCAGCACCCGTGGCAAAATCCTGA